GGTTTAAAGGTGAAGGGCGCATTTGGTGGCTCAGTATCGGGAGAGATTACGGCGCAAATCGAAGCGAAACTTGACGCTGGTATTCCCCCCAGCAACGGCACAAATGGCTCTTTAGAGTATTTTGATCCTTGGGCAGATTATTGTGATGGTCTCCAACGGTTGGTAGATGTGGAAGCCATTCGGGGGGCGATCGCCGCCGGGAAGCTCGAAGTCTTTGCCGATGTCATGTATGGCGCAGCATCGGGCGGTTTAACCCAGCTCCTCAATGAAACCATTCAGGAAGTCCATTGCGATCCCGATCCATTATTTGGTGGCCGCGCCCCAGAACCCCTAGAGAAAAATCTTTCCCAACTCAAACGAGTCATTCGGTCTGCGCAGGCACAAAATCCTGAGGCCATTCAAGTGGGATTTGTCTTTGATGGTGATAGCGATCGCATTGCCGCCGTAGACAGTGCAGGTAATTTCCTCAGTTCTCAAAAATTGATCCCGGTTTTATTGGCGCACCTCTCTCAAAATCGCGGTTATGGCGGCGAAGTGGTTAAAACAGTCAGCGGTTCGGATCTCATTCCCCTGCTAAGCGAGAGCTTTAATTTGCCGTTATTTGAAACGCCCATTGGCTACAAATACATTGCCGAGCGGATGCTGGACGAAAAAGTTTTACTGGGTGGCGAAGAGTCCGGCGGCATTGGCTATGGTCACCATATCCCTGAGCGGGACGCGCTGCTGGCAGCCCTCTATGTCCTTGAGGCGATCGCCACCTCAGGCAAAGACTTAGGCGATATTTACCAAGGGCTTCTAGATCAAGTCGGATTTTCCTCGGTCTATGACCGCATTGATTTACACCTGAAAGATTTCTCCATCCGCGATCGCCTCCTGAGCGAGCTGAAAGACAATACCCCGACCACCATTGCCGACAAAAAAGTCTTAGATTGCAACACCAAAGACGGCTACAAATTTCGCCTTGCTGACCAAAGCTGGCTCTTGATCCGGTTTAGCGGTACAGAACCCGTTTTGCGCCTCTACTGCGAAGCCCCCACCATAGATGACGTTAACAACACTCTCGCCTGGGCAAAAACTTGGGCAGAATCCTTTAACTAAACACCAACGGCTTGCCGCACAAATCCACCATTAGCCCTGCAGTCCAGCCAAAACATAATTAAAGGCGTAGGACGCAAACCCGCATTTTTATTGCAATATTTTTGACCAAAAAGTCAATTTTAGAGCATTAAATTCACCTGAGTTTGGGTTAAGCAACGTCAGTTATGGATAAGAATGTAGCCAAAATTCTTTAGAGAAAAGGAGACATGGAGAGGGAGAGACACGGGGAAGCAACGAAAATTTGCATTTTTTGAAAGCTAGTAGGATTGTTTGCATAGAAATATCTCCCGATCTCTCGCTCTCCCATTCACCGCGTCGTACTTCCGAGCATGCTTAAGCAAAACTCACGTTAAGCAGAGTTTGTCATGGCGGCACAGTAGACAGCCGCCAAGGTGGTGGGGAGCTCTCCGCAACTCATAGGTTTGGACAAAAATTGCGTGGGAACAATATCACTATTCCCGATGTCTTCGACTTCCCACATCTCCTTGTCCCAAAGAGTTTTAGATGCAATCTTTCAGCAAAACTAACGTTAAATTATGGCGGCGATCGCCCTAGAGTCCGTACAAGAAACCATGAATACAATCAATGAAATACTTAAAAAAGCCAAAGGCTAACATCGCATCTTTTTTTGCAGTAACCATGACCAACTAAGCCATCCTGACATTAGATATTTCTCAATTTAATTTGTGTTGGCGATCGCCTGTTGTTTAATAAGTTTTTGAACAGCAACAATTGTGCGATTTAGCTCTACATTTCGCCGCTTCGGATTCGCAAGATAAGCCTGTTGCTCCTGCTCGATCATTTCCACATCTTGCTCCACTAAACCATCCAATAACTTTTGTGCCGCACCAAAGAGAGAATCTTTCACAAAACGGCGGAATTTCACAGGTAATTTATGGAGCCGCCAAAACGCATTTAAAGACGTAAAGTGAATCAAATAAGCCTTTGTATGGGTCTCACTAGTCGGGCAAAACAAACAAGT
This is a stretch of genomic DNA from [Limnothrix rosea] IAM M-220. It encodes these proteins:
- a CDS encoding phosphoglucomutase/phosphomannomutase family protein, with translation MSIPSKKPIKFGTDGWRGIIAADFTFERVQRVAIAAAYVLKENYADQATSDTVIVGYDRRFLANEFALAAAEAIQGEGFTVKLANCFSPTPALSYAAHHQKALGAIAMTASHNPAGYLGLKVKGAFGGSVSGEITAQIEAKLDAGIPPSNGTNGSLEYFDPWADYCDGLQRLVDVEAIRGAIAAGKLEVFADVMYGAASGGLTQLLNETIQEVHCDPDPLFGGRAPEPLEKNLSQLKRVIRSAQAQNPEAIQVGFVFDGDSDRIAAVDSAGNFLSSQKLIPVLLAHLSQNRGYGGEVVKTVSGSDLIPLLSESFNLPLFETPIGYKYIAERMLDEKVLLGGEESGGIGYGHHIPERDALLAALYVLEAIATSGKDLGDIYQGLLDQVGFSSVYDRIDLHLKDFSIRDRLLSELKDNTPTTIADKKVLDCNTKDGYKFRLADQSWLLIRFSGTEPVLRLYCEAPTIDDVNNTLAWAKTWAESFN